Proteins from one Terriglobus tenax genomic window:
- a CDS encoding response regulator: protein MKTVTSKSGAHIIAHVGPPIRIVVADDHPVVRFGVRNMLSPDQGFDVVAEAEDGDIAITQTLEHEPDILLLDLQMPRLPGLETMRAIMGRSPGVKIVLLTSTITTQQIIEALQIGARGIVLKDAVAGDLAQAVRAVAGGDYWIGGERVVNLVKALHDLMQKAAAQPERRTYGLTPRELEVVACIVEGCSNKDIAKQFTISEETVKRHLSNVFDKTGVSTRLELALFAISHKLVNSDN, encoded by the coding sequence ATGAAAACAGTCACCTCGAAGTCTGGAGCGCACATCATCGCTCACGTTGGTCCACCGATTCGCATTGTGGTCGCCGATGACCATCCCGTGGTGCGCTTTGGCGTGCGCAACATGCTCTCTCCCGATCAGGGGTTTGACGTTGTAGCAGAAGCCGAGGACGGCGACATCGCCATCACCCAGACGCTGGAACATGAGCCGGATATCCTTCTGCTCGATCTGCAGATGCCGCGCCTTCCCGGTCTTGAGACCATGCGCGCCATCATGGGCCGCTCCCCCGGCGTCAAGATCGTTCTTCTGACCAGCACCATCACCACACAGCAGATCATTGAAGCGCTGCAGATCGGCGCCCGCGGCATTGTGTTGAAGGACGCCGTCGCCGGCGACCTGGCACAGGCCGTTCGCGCGGTTGCCGGTGGCGATTACTGGATCGGCGGCGAGCGCGTCGTCAACCTGGTCAAGGCCCTGCATGACCTGATGCAGAAGGCCGCCGCGCAGCCGGAACGACGCACCTACGGACTGACACCGCGCGAACTGGAAGTCGTCGCCTGCATCGTCGAAGGCTGCAGCAACAAGGACATCGCAAAGCAGTTCACCATCAGTGAAGAGACCGTGAAGCGCCACCTGTCCAACGTCTTTGACAAGACCGGCGTCTCCACACGGCTTGAGCTCGCACTCTTCGCTATCTCGCACAAGCTGGTGAACTCGGACAACTAA
- a CDS encoding Hpt domain-containing response regulator, translating into MATNRILVIEDDPMSLELLDVLLTQEGFAVTGCGSGEDALAAITQHHDIHFVLTDLQIPGLRGPALAAALRKATPAALRIFAMSATAPEHRLPGFDAFLLKPLSMERFLSLVHGSGSHRAAVPQESHLLDENIYRRMANAMPPAQLQATYTFALDDAIARIEAMRVAFAANDNSTFRRQAHSIKGGCAMVGAVELASIASIFERNGITGKQVGTDLDEFHLAADRLRRMLETRF; encoded by the coding sequence ATGGCAACCAACCGGATTCTCGTTATCGAAGACGACCCCATGAGCCTGGAGCTGCTGGATGTGCTGCTGACCCAGGAGGGTTTCGCCGTCACCGGCTGTGGTTCAGGAGAAGATGCCCTGGCCGCGATCACCCAACACCATGACATCCATTTCGTGTTGACTGACCTGCAGATTCCCGGACTTCGCGGACCTGCTCTGGCCGCTGCGCTGCGCAAAGCCACACCTGCTGCGCTGCGTATCTTTGCCATGAGCGCGACCGCACCGGAGCATCGCCTGCCGGGCTTCGATGCCTTCCTTTTAAAGCCTTTGTCCATGGAGCGGTTCCTTTCGCTCGTCCACGGCTCAGGGTCGCACCGTGCTGCTGTGCCGCAGGAGTCGCACCTGCTGGATGAGAACATCTATCGCCGCATGGCCAACGCCATGCCCCCCGCGCAGTTGCAGGCCACTTATACCTTTGCCCTGGACGATGCCATTGCGCGCATTGAAGCCATGCGCGTGGCCTTTGCCGCCAATGACAACTCCACCTTCCGCCGCCAGGCACACTCCATCAAGGGAGGATGCGCCATGGTTGGAGCCGTAGAACTGGCTTCCATCGCATCCATCTTTGAGCGAAATGGCATCACCGGGAAGCAAGTTGGTACTGACCTGGACGAATTCCATCTCGCGGCAGACCGCCTGCGTCGTATGCTGGAAACGCGGTTCTGA
- a CDS encoding DUF2339 domain-containing protein: MWLRKRVETLESEVAELRSGRPRTAPASPVTVQPRAAEPMIPFPPAPVRPAIRESQNLESRIGSQVFNRIGVLALLIGAAWALKLAIDNQWVGPAGRVILGLLTGAGIVLWSERFRQKGFSVFSYSLKAVGSGALYLSLWASFQLYHLLPAAVVFAAMLGVTAWNAWMAWAQDGELLAAYAIAGGFATPGLLSTGQNHAVFLFSYMLVLIASVVVLLAFKLWPRLLLGSLTAVTLYTVGWYSHYFTADQFWLISMFAAGLFLLFATVPLVRSEAKSGEFSVWAPLGAALYGSLTFYSLLQDSGRHDWLAWGAVAFAAFYLLLMRVQARVKPNPVSEAIHLTLAIVFLTIAIPLKASGRWITLGWLAEGIALYWVAVARLGEATPGIRFSLRWLSLGALALGYAGALSLPWWTVSGTAPFLNARFATELFAMAALGFVIFLDVRRKQYEVPAILSVALNLLLLVAMRREIFAFQPAGRYEESIALEFTFSAFMMLHGAALLAIGFWRRSAFVRWQGLVLLVATIAKVFLYDMRSLSQGYRVLSFIGLGALLMAVSFVYQKDWLGLKAAPHTEESS; encoded by the coding sequence ATGTGGTTGCGAAAGCGGGTGGAGACCTTGGAGAGCGAGGTCGCGGAACTGCGCTCCGGCCGGCCACGGACAGCCCCTGCGTCACCGGTCACGGTGCAGCCACGGGCTGCTGAGCCCATGATCCCTTTCCCGCCAGCGCCTGTACGTCCGGCAATCCGGGAGTCGCAGAACCTTGAATCCCGGATCGGATCGCAGGTCTTCAACCGCATTGGCGTGCTGGCGCTGTTGATTGGTGCAGCCTGGGCGTTGAAGCTGGCCATCGACAACCAGTGGGTCGGCCCGGCGGGACGCGTCATACTTGGCCTGCTGACTGGCGCAGGCATTGTGCTGTGGTCAGAGCGTTTCCGCCAGAAGGGTTTTTCTGTCTTCTCGTATTCGTTGAAAGCTGTTGGCAGCGGGGCGTTGTATCTGTCGCTGTGGGCATCGTTTCAGCTGTACCACCTGTTGCCGGCGGCTGTGGTGTTTGCCGCGATGCTGGGTGTAACCGCGTGGAACGCATGGATGGCGTGGGCGCAGGATGGCGAACTGTTGGCAGCCTATGCCATCGCGGGCGGCTTTGCCACGCCGGGGCTGCTGTCCACCGGGCAGAACCATGCGGTCTTCCTGTTCAGTTACATGTTGGTGTTGATCGCGTCCGTGGTGGTGCTGCTGGCTTTCAAGCTGTGGCCGCGGCTTCTTCTGGGTTCGCTGACGGCAGTTACTCTTTACACCGTCGGCTGGTACTCGCACTATTTCACGGCAGACCAGTTCTGGCTGATCAGCATGTTTGCGGCAGGGCTGTTCCTGCTGTTCGCCACCGTGCCACTGGTGCGTTCCGAAGCAAAGAGCGGAGAGTTTTCGGTATGGGCTCCTCTGGGCGCTGCTCTGTATGGATCGTTGACCTTCTACTCGCTTCTGCAGGACTCCGGACGGCACGACTGGCTTGCCTGGGGAGCGGTGGCGTTTGCGGCGTTCTACCTGCTGCTGATGCGCGTGCAGGCGCGTGTGAAGCCGAACCCTGTGAGCGAGGCAATCCACCTGACGCTGGCCATTGTCTTTCTGACGATTGCGATTCCGCTGAAGGCCTCAGGCCGGTGGATCACCCTTGGATGGCTGGCCGAAGGCATCGCGCTCTACTGGGTGGCTGTTGCAAGGTTGGGAGAGGCGACCCCGGGCATTCGCTTCAGCCTGCGCTGGCTGTCGCTGGGCGCGCTGGCGCTCGGGTATGCAGGAGCTCTCTCGCTGCCCTGGTGGACGGTGAGCGGAACGGCTCCGTTTCTGAATGCACGTTTTGCCACGGAGTTGTTTGCGATGGCCGCGCTTGGGTTCGTGATCTTTCTGGACGTCAGGCGCAAACAGTACGAGGTGCCGGCGATCCTGTCGGTCGCCTTAAACCTTCTGCTGCTGGTAGCCATGCGGCGAGAGATTTTTGCCTTCCAACCTGCGGGGCGGTATGAGGAGTCAATCGCGCTGGAGTTCACCTTCTCCGCCTTCATGATGCTGCATGGCGCGGCGCTGCTGGCCATTGGTTTCTGGAGGAGGTCGGCGTTTGTGCGCTGGCAGGGGCTGGTGCTGCTGGTGGCGACCATCGCCAAGGTCTTCCTCTACGATATGCGTAGCCTGTCGCAGGGCTATCGCGTTCTTAGCTTTATTGGCCTGGGAGCGTTGCTGATGGCGGTCAGCTTCGTCTATCAGAAGGACTGGCTCGGCCTGAAGGCTGCGCCACACACGGAGGAGTCGTCGTAG
- a CDS encoding DUF3999 domain-containing protein — translation MKWFVAGLALLAAAPSPQQSDFRYQRQLTVRSAGASDQACAVLDADVFSHAAPALRDLRLYASGREVPYATTVSEPATPDPEPARVLNLAKQGNAVAFDLAMPGHPYTDVELNLDVKDFLSTAKVTAGSAQLGSFTIFDLTSQKLGRSTTLHLQESTFPLLHVELTPIQTAGNLHELAVAEVKSATIPPSREAQTLYTSVARSTSVLQKGRQTVETIALPMQVPVERVRFALQPDFHGNFARRVTVTARAAEQGSRSESASGEILRVKMTRAGHEIEDEQLAIPFTIGANLQSPATVEVTVENGDDQPLPIASIELEMRQRRLCWPAGTAASPVLFYGYKGLPAPVYDYARLFAVGGRQTEATMRAEEPNPVYRETQEKRPLTERYPQLLWLALIGVVGTLGLVALRSAMKLPK, via the coding sequence GTGAAGTGGTTTGTTGCGGGGCTGGCGTTGCTGGCGGCGGCCCCCTCCCCCCAGCAGTCGGATTTTCGTTACCAGCGCCAGCTTACGGTCCGGTCCGCGGGCGCTTCGGACCAGGCGTGCGCTGTGCTGGATGCCGATGTGTTTTCGCACGCCGCTCCGGCGCTGCGCGACCTGCGGCTGTATGCCAGCGGCCGCGAGGTTCCGTATGCCACCACGGTCAGCGAGCCGGCCACACCGGACCCGGAGCCGGCGCGCGTGCTGAATCTTGCGAAGCAGGGCAATGCCGTTGCCTTTGACCTCGCCATGCCGGGTCATCCGTATACCGATGTGGAGTTGAACCTGGACGTGAAAGACTTCCTCTCCACGGCAAAGGTAACGGCGGGCAGTGCGCAGCTTGGCAGCTTCACGATCTTTGACCTGACCAGCCAGAAGCTGGGGCGCAGCACCACGCTGCACCTGCAGGAGAGCACCTTTCCTCTGCTGCACGTAGAGTTGACCCCGATCCAGACTGCGGGCAACCTGCATGAGCTGGCGGTAGCGGAGGTGAAGTCAGCCACCATTCCGCCAAGCCGTGAGGCACAGACGCTCTACACCTCCGTGGCGCGCAGCACCAGCGTGCTGCAGAAGGGCAGGCAGACAGTGGAGACGATCGCTCTGCCAATGCAGGTGCCGGTGGAGCGCGTGCGCTTTGCCCTGCAGCCGGACTTCCACGGCAACTTTGCACGCAGGGTCACGGTGACCGCCCGCGCGGCCGAGCAGGGAAGCCGCAGCGAGTCGGCCTCGGGAGAGATTCTGCGCGTAAAGATGACGCGCGCAGGACACGAGATTGAGGACGAGCAACTGGCGATACCCTTCACCATCGGCGCGAACCTGCAGTCACCGGCCACGGTGGAGGTAACGGTGGAGAATGGCGATGACCAGCCGCTGCCGATTGCTTCCATCGAGCTGGAGATGCGTCAGCGCAGGCTTTGCTGGCCAGCGGGAACGGCCGCTTCGCCCGTACTTTTCTATGGCTACAAGGGGTTGCCTGCGCCGGTGTATGACTACGCTCGGTTGTTCGCGGTGGGTGGCAGACAGACTGAGGCAACCATGCGTGCCGAGGAGCCAAACCCTGTCTATCGCGAGACGCAGGAAAAACGCCCGCTGACCGAACGCTATCCGCAATTGCTGTGGTTGGCGCTAATTGGCGTGGTGGGTACGCTGGGGCTGGTGGCGCTGCGGTCGGCGATGAAGCTGCCGAAATAA
- a CDS encoding 2-oxoglutarate dehydrogenase E1 component — translation MATKAPVERKKTTTPQKNGTANTMTRDLVFDVFRRWGYLQAQLDPLGQYLPAEPFPADIPEDELSSEFAQEARGYYCSTIAAEFMHIPSPERRKWIQERMEQPAPRYDQKRLLSLLIRADIFEQVIQARYLGTKRFSLEGLCGLIPFLDQLFSSSARHGVETCVFGMAHRGRLNVMTNTVGRGAVELFTKFEDVDPRSTLGGGDVKYHLGATGTYTTAEGKKIALHLASNPSHLEVVNPVVVGRARAKQTRIGLGGDKKVLPMVLHGDAAFAGQGMTAETLNLATINGYNVGGTIQVLTNNLLGFTAMPNESNSSRYSTDLAKRLPIPIFHVNAEDIDAVARIAEIAADYRAIFASDVVIDLVGYRKHGHSEVDDPTVTQPRRYALIKDRPAIYQAYAQKIGVDPTAEAKTVQEEFLEAQKQATQASHVPHMAEPPAYWDNYKGGYLPANDDTKTGLSQERVTELVNKLTSYPSDFNIHPKVKALLVQRKEMGEGKRPFDYGMAELVAYASLLEDGTPVRLSGQDSQRGTFNQRHSFYTDTETELRWSPLQHLSDKQGMFEAYNSMLSEAAVLGFEYGYSRDYPETLVLWEAQFGDFSNGAQMVIDQFISAAEAKWHLLSGVVMLLPHGYEGQGPEHSSARMERYLQLCAQDNMIVAQPSNAAQYFHLLRRQALSPYRKPLVVFTPKSMLRHPDAISPIADFSAETFKTVLPEGEVQNAKRLLICSGKIGHNLRVERAKRKDTETGIIFVEQLFPWPEAALQAAIAQHPNVEELVWVQEEPANMGPLTYINPKLRYAAGDIPVRTVTRAAAASPATGSAKAHEIEEKLLIEMAFRQI, via the coding sequence ATGGCAACGAAGGCTCCTGTCGAACGGAAGAAGACCACAACCCCACAGAAGAACGGAACGGCGAACACAATGACCCGCGACCTGGTGTTTGATGTCTTTCGTCGCTGGGGTTACCTGCAGGCACAGCTCGACCCGCTGGGCCAGTACCTGCCCGCCGAGCCGTTCCCGGCCGATATCCCGGAGGACGAGCTTTCGAGTGAGTTCGCGCAGGAAGCACGCGGTTACTACTGCTCCACCATCGCCGCCGAGTTCATGCACATCCCGTCGCCGGAGCGACGCAAGTGGATCCAGGAGCGGATGGAACAGCCCGCTCCCAGGTACGACCAGAAGCGCCTGCTTTCTCTGCTGATCCGCGCCGATATCTTCGAACAGGTTATCCAGGCCCGGTACCTTGGCACCAAGCGCTTCTCTCTCGAAGGCCTCTGCGGCCTGATCCCTTTCCTCGATCAGCTTTTCTCTTCCAGCGCCAGGCATGGCGTTGAGACCTGCGTCTTCGGCATGGCCCACCGCGGCCGTCTGAACGTGATGACCAACACCGTTGGCCGTGGCGCGGTGGAACTGTTCACCAAGTTTGAAGATGTCGATCCGCGCAGCACCCTGGGCGGCGGCGACGTGAAGTACCACCTTGGCGCCACCGGCACCTACACCACTGCCGAAGGCAAAAAAATTGCTCTGCACCTGGCCTCCAACCCCTCTCACCTTGAGGTGGTCAACCCTGTAGTTGTGGGCCGTGCCCGCGCCAAGCAGACACGCATCGGCCTGGGCGGAGACAAGAAGGTTCTTCCCATGGTTCTCCACGGCGACGCGGCCTTCGCCGGACAGGGCATGACGGCCGAGACGCTGAACCTGGCCACCATCAACGGCTACAACGTCGGCGGAACCATCCAGGTGCTGACCAACAACCTGCTGGGCTTTACCGCCATGCCGAACGAGTCCAACTCGTCGCGTTATTCAACAGACCTGGCGAAGCGTCTTCCGATTCCGATCTTCCACGTCAACGCCGAGGACATCGACGCCGTTGCCCGCATTGCGGAGATCGCCGCCGACTATCGCGCCATCTTCGCTTCTGACGTTGTCATTGACCTGGTTGGCTACCGCAAGCACGGACACTCGGAAGTGGACGACCCCACAGTCACGCAGCCGCGCCGTTACGCCCTGATCAAGGATCGCCCGGCCATCTACCAGGCCTACGCACAGAAGATCGGCGTCGACCCCACGGCTGAAGCCAAGACCGTTCAGGAAGAGTTCCTGGAAGCGCAGAAGCAGGCCACACAGGCCAGCCACGTCCCGCACATGGCCGAGCCGCCAGCCTACTGGGACAACTACAAGGGCGGCTACCTGCCGGCCAACGACGACACGAAGACAGGTCTCTCGCAGGAGCGCGTCACCGAGCTGGTCAACAAACTCACCAGCTACCCGTCTGACTTCAACATCCATCCCAAGGTGAAGGCCCTTCTGGTCCAGCGCAAGGAGATGGGTGAGGGCAAGCGCCCGTTCGATTATGGTATGGCCGAGCTGGTCGCCTACGCTTCGCTGCTGGAAGACGGCACCCCGGTCCGCCTCTCCGGCCAGGACTCGCAGCGCGGCACCTTCAACCAGCGCCACAGCTTCTATACCGACACTGAGACCGAGCTCCGCTGGTCTCCGCTGCAGCACCTCAGCGACAAACAGGGCATGTTCGAAGCGTATAACTCCATGCTGAGCGAGGCTGCCGTACTGGGCTTCGAGTATGGCTACTCGCGCGACTACCCTGAGACGCTCGTCCTGTGGGAAGCCCAGTTCGGCGACTTCTCCAACGGCGCGCAGATGGTCATTGACCAGTTCATCTCCGCGGCAGAGGCCAAGTGGCACCTGCTCTCCGGCGTCGTGATGCTGCTGCCCCACGGCTACGAAGGCCAGGGCCCGGAACACTCGTCGGCCCGCATGGAGCGCTACCTGCAGCTCTGCGCGCAGGACAACATGATCGTCGCGCAGCCGTCGAACGCAGCCCAGTACTTCCACCTGCTGCGCCGCCAGGCCCTGTCGCCGTACCGCAAGCCGCTGGTCGTTTTCACGCCCAAGAGCATGCTGCGCCACCCGGACGCCATCTCGCCGATTGCTGACTTCTCGGCAGAGACCTTCAAGACCGTGCTGCCCGAGGGCGAGGTACAGAATGCAAAGCGCCTGCTTATCTGCTCCGGCAAGATCGGCCATAACCTCCGCGTGGAGCGCGCCAAGCGCAAGGACACGGAGACCGGCATCATCTTCGTCGAGCAGCTCTTCCCCTGGCCCGAGGCTGCCCTGCAGGCCGCCATCGCCCAGCATCCCAACGTGGAAGAACTCGTCTGGGTACAGGAAGAGCCGGCCAACATGGGACCGCTTACCTACATCAACCCGAAGCTGCGTTACGCCGCCGGCGACATCCCGGTACGCACCGTGACCCGCGCCGCAGCCGCCAGCCCGGCCACCGGTTCAGCCAAGGCCCACGAGATCGAGGAGAAGCTCCTCATCGAGATGGCCTTCCGCCAGATCTAA
- a CDS encoding carboxypeptidase-like regulatory domain-containing protein — MRRIAYIAAFLLLFASFALLHAQMVGGSIAGTITDASGAAVSGATVTVRNEETGTERHLATDGQGRYSAPSVTIGSWAVSAVKDGFAQQSLTGIKVVVGQAVTADIRLTVGEVSQAVSVVDTPPVVNLSTQQTAGLVDERAVKELPLNGRSYDQLITLNPSVVNYTGQRSGSVGTSNSSVGAMFSVSGRRPQDNLFLLNGIEYTGASLINLTPGGASGQLLGVDAVREFNVISDTYGANYGKRQGAQISIVTASGTNQYHGNVYEFLRNSALDARNYFDQVQENGKRLPQFQRNNFGGSIGGPIRKDKLLLFSNYEGYRQNLGLSNKAIVPNARARQGYLPNSSGGETYVGVAPGVASLLKLWPTANGADIGSGLAYAYSNPVQRIREDFGTTRFDWNIGSKDQFFSVYTVDDSTAHTPTVNPLSWIGEDLREQVISLQEQHVFSPRLLNTARFGYSRAAFYFTGEVPVDGVTPFVTGKPVGAIVIAGSTASNGASQVSTAGANVGSNNRAVRNLFTFDDHVFYTVGRHQIEAGGWLQRLQANDLLAQNQYGQASFSTLTSFLQGNVATFSVVPAPTALGFRALFGAGFVEDTFRITPRLEIRAGFRFESASNWSEVQNRASNYALTNWVIATNPTVGKYALSDNKAKFLPEPRLGLSWSPFASGKTAIRLGAGVHRALLDNLDYRLTQVAPFNTTLAFKNVVVSSLAITPNTTASSGSLISPSNVQPDIRTPTVIAWSLRVEQQIARDTSLTIGYVGSRGYHQVVSGDLNEPAMVRCPNPACPSTLAAGSYYYPTTTKLNPNVANTTSWWSAANSFYGALQVDIRRQFAHGLQVRGNYTWARNLDNGSAWNTSVSANTPAFVSVPYIPKLDWGRAATDIKHSANINGTWEIPFAHPLSNGIARQTLDGWTISSIANLLSGFPFTPQLGYNPTGSGDTRNPVRPDVNASFNGSLYPRTVNQWFNPAAFSAPHYGAVGNLGRDTLTGPHMLNVDLSLLKRFKIGERVNAQFRAEAFNFLNHTNFALPNPTVFTSGPTQGTNANQTAAVVASPTAGAITATATTSRQLQFGLKLAF; from the coding sequence ATGCGCCGTATCGCTTATATCGCCGCGTTTCTATTGCTATTCGCCAGCTTCGCTCTTCTTCACGCCCAGATGGTAGGCGGCTCCATCGCCGGTACCATCACGGACGCCAGTGGCGCCGCCGTCTCCGGAGCGACCGTGACCGTTCGCAATGAAGAGACCGGCACCGAACGCCACCTGGCCACCGACGGCCAGGGCCGCTACTCCGCTCCCTCCGTCACCATCGGAAGCTGGGCGGTCTCGGCGGTAAAAGATGGCTTCGCCCAGCAGTCCCTCACCGGCATCAAGGTCGTGGTTGGCCAGGCGGTGACCGCCGACATCCGCCTGACCGTCGGCGAGGTCTCGCAGGCTGTCTCCGTGGTGGACACACCTCCGGTCGTCAACCTCTCCACGCAGCAGACAGCCGGCCTTGTGGACGAGCGCGCCGTGAAAGAGCTGCCGCTGAACGGACGCTCCTACGACCAGCTCATCACGCTCAACCCCAGCGTGGTCAACTACACCGGCCAGCGCTCCGGTTCGGTCGGCACGTCGAACTCCTCGGTCGGCGCCATGTTCTCCGTCTCCGGCCGCCGCCCTCAGGACAATCTCTTCCTGCTCAACGGCATTGAATACACCGGAGCGTCGCTGATCAACCTGACCCCCGGCGGCGCCAGCGGCCAGTTGCTGGGCGTCGATGCCGTGCGCGAGTTCAATGTCATCAGCGACACCTACGGCGCCAACTACGGCAAGCGCCAGGGCGCGCAGATCTCCATCGTGACCGCCAGCGGCACCAACCAGTACCACGGCAATGTGTATGAGTTCCTGCGCAACTCCGCTCTGGATGCACGCAATTACTTTGACCAGGTACAGGAGAACGGCAAGCGCCTGCCGCAGTTCCAGCGCAATAACTTCGGCGGCTCCATCGGCGGACCTATCCGCAAGGACAAGCTGCTGCTCTTCTCCAACTACGAGGGCTACCGCCAGAACCTCGGCCTCTCGAACAAGGCCATCGTTCCCAACGCTCGCGCACGCCAGGGCTATCTGCCCAACTCTTCCGGCGGAGAAACCTATGTCGGTGTCGCTCCCGGAGTCGCCAGCCTGCTGAAGCTGTGGCCCACGGCCAATGGAGCCGATATCGGCTCCGGCCTTGCCTACGCCTACTCCAACCCCGTGCAGCGCATTCGCGAAGACTTCGGCACCACGCGCTTTGACTGGAATATCGGCAGCAAGGATCAGTTCTTCTCTGTCTACACGGTCGACGACTCCACGGCGCACACGCCCACCGTCAACCCGCTCTCGTGGATTGGAGAAGACCTGCGCGAGCAGGTGATCAGCCTGCAGGAGCAGCACGTCTTCTCCCCGCGCCTGCTGAACACCGCGCGCTTTGGTTACTCACGCGCCGCCTTCTACTTCACCGGAGAAGTTCCCGTCGACGGTGTTACCCCGTTCGTCACCGGTAAGCCTGTAGGAGCCATCGTCATCGCCGGCTCCACCGCATCAAACGGAGCCTCGCAGGTCTCCACTGCCGGAGCGAACGTCGGCTCCAACAACCGCGCCGTGCGCAACCTGTTCACCTTCGATGACCATGTCTTCTACACCGTGGGTCGTCACCAGATTGAAGCCGGGGGATGGCTGCAGCGTCTGCAGGCCAATGACCTGCTGGCACAGAACCAGTACGGGCAAGCATCGTTCTCCACGCTCACCAGCTTCCTGCAGGGCAACGTGGCCACCTTCAGCGTAGTGCCCGCGCCCACGGCGCTTGGCTTCCGCGCCCTCTTCGGTGCGGGCTTCGTAGAAGACACCTTCCGCATTACACCCCGCCTCGAAATCCGCGCCGGCTTCCGCTTTGAATCCGCCAGCAACTGGAGCGAGGTGCAGAACCGCGCCTCCAACTACGCCCTGACGAACTGGGTCATCGCCACCAACCCCACCGTGGGCAAATACGCGCTTTCAGACAACAAGGCGAAGTTCCTTCCGGAGCCGCGCCTTGGCCTCTCCTGGTCGCCCTTTGCCAGCGGCAAGACCGCCATCCGCCTGGGCGCCGGCGTGCACCGCGCCCTGCTGGACAACCTGGACTACCGCCTGACGCAGGTGGCTCCCTTCAACACCACGCTTGCCTTCAAGAACGTCGTCGTCTCCAGCCTGGCCATCACGCCCAACACTACGGCATCCTCCGGCTCGCTCATCTCGCCCTCGAACGTGCAGCCGGATATCCGCACACCGACCGTCATCGCATGGTCGTTGCGCGTGGAGCAGCAGATCGCCAGAGACACCTCGCTCACCATCGGCTATGTAGGCTCGCGCGGCTATCACCAGGTTGTCTCCGGCGACCTGAATGAGCCGGCCATGGTGCGGTGCCCCAACCCGGCCTGCCCCTCAACCCTGGCCGCGGGCAGCTACTACTACCCCACCACCACCAAGCTGAATCCGAATGTCGCGAACACGACCTCCTGGTGGTCGGCCGCCAACAGCTTCTACGGAGCTCTGCAGGTAGACATCCGCCGCCAGTTCGCGCACGGCCTGCAGGTTCGCGGCAACTACACCTGGGCGCGCAACCTCGACAATGGTTCGGCCTGGAACACCAGCGTCAGCGCCAACACGCCCGCCTTCGTCAGCGTGCCGTACATCCCAAAGCTGGACTGGGGTCGCGCCGCCACCGACATCAAGCACTCGGCCAACATCAATGGCACCTGGGAGATTCCCTTTGCCCATCCTCTGAGCAACGGCATTGCCCGCCAGACGCTGGATGGCTGGACCATCAGCAGCATCGCCAACTTGCTCTCGGGCTTCCCCTTCACACCGCAGCTTGGCTACAACCCCACCGGCAGCGGAGACACACGCAATCCAGTCCGCCCGGACGTCAACGCCAGCTTCAACGGCTCGCTCTACCCGCGCACGGTCAACCAGTGGTTCAACCCGGCCGCCTTCAGTGCTCCGCATTATGGAGCAGTCGGCAACCTGGGCCGCGATACTCTTACCGGACCGCACATGCTCAACGTGGACCTCTCCCTGCTCAAGCGCTTCAAGATAGGCGAGCGGGTCAATGCGCAATTCCGTGCCGAGGCCTTCAACTTCCTGAATCACACCAACTTTGCCCTGCCCAACCCGACCGTCTTCACCAGCGGTCCGACGCAGGGCACCAACGCCAACCAGACCGCCGCCGTTGTCGCCTCCCCCACAGCAGGAGCGATTACAGCCACGGCCACCACCTCCCGCCAGTTGCAGTTCGGACTCAAGCTGGCGTTCTAA